In Reichenbachiella agarivorans, one genomic interval encodes:
- a CDS encoding SprB repeat-containing protein yields MKKVVWSLVVLVLAISCGEEDKAVDCNLSDLSTAVVSQSAETCKTGGQVEFSTSGGDTPYEYSVNGISFQKEAVFKNLSAGDYVLLTRDDNNCLVETAFAIASEIPEFTVVVEEIQAAGCDGNTGEATVNVTGGSGPYTYILDGSPMNDQITYTNLEKGTHTLSITDIEGCDNDDTFYIPSGISFKDEIQPIITNNCAIEGCHVAGNAIVPFTEFENIQSYAQLIKTNTQNKTMPKDGSITDEEIQMLACWVDDGALNN; encoded by the coding sequence ATGAAAAAGGTCGTTTGGAGTTTAGTTGTTTTGGTTCTTGCGATTTCTTGTGGTGAGGAAGACAAGGCCGTGGATTGCAACCTGAGTGATTTGTCAACTGCTGTGGTGTCACAGTCTGCTGAGACTTGCAAGACAGGTGGGCAAGTAGAATTTTCGACCTCTGGAGGGGATACTCCCTATGAGTACAGTGTCAATGGAATCTCCTTTCAGAAAGAGGCTGTTTTTAAAAATTTATCCGCAGGAGACTATGTACTCCTAACCCGAGATGACAACAATTGTTTGGTAGAAACGGCATTTGCGATAGCATCTGAGATCCCAGAGTTTACGGTGGTTGTAGAGGAGATACAGGCGGCTGGTTGTGATGGAAATACGGGTGAAGCCACAGTGAATGTGACTGGAGGAAGTGGTCCATACACCTATATTCTGGATGGTAGCCCTATGAATGATCAAATTACTTACACCAATTTGGAGAAGGGTACACATACCTTGTCAATCACGGACATAGAGGGTTGTGACAATGATGACACGTTTTATATCCCATCAGGGATCAGTTTCAAAGATGAAATCCAACCCATCATCACCAACAATTGTGCGATTGAAGGTTGTCATGTGGCAGGCAATGCGATTGTGCCATTTACTGAGTTTGAGAACATCCAATCCTACGCCCAATTGATCAAGACCAATACTCAGAACAAAACCATGCCTAAGGATGGTTCGATCACTGACGAAGAGATCCAAATGCTGGCCTGCTGGGTGGATGATGGCGCATTGAATAATTAA
- a CDS encoding DUF819 family protein produces the protein MEMNDAWITNDAVVFGLLMLILGWVFKTSTSENPFWQKFYTYVPSVLVCYFLPSVLNSLGIISGEKSNLYFVASRYMLPASLVLLTLSTDFKEIKKLGSKAIIMFLTGTLGIVIGGPVSILFFSWVAPGIVGGEFSDVWRGMTTIAGSWIGGSANQAAMKEVFEVDGELFSKMVTVDILVANVWLAVLLIGAGRSKQIDALFKADASAIEQVKNKIEKYQLSIARVPSLGDLMMILAIGSAVTGLSHFLADIIAPYIGTHYPVLADYSLTSSFFWLVVIATTVGLVLSFTKLRNLEGAGASKIGSVFIYILVATVGMQMDVLAIIDSPGLFLVGIVWMMVHIGLLLLVARLIKAPFFFVSVGSQANVGGAASAPIVAAAFHPSLAPVGVLLAVLGYALGTYAAYICGVLMQMAAGV, from the coding sequence ATGGAAATGAATGATGCGTGGATCACAAATGATGCAGTAGTTTTTGGCTTACTGATGCTCATACTTGGCTGGGTGTTCAAGACGAGCACTTCCGAAAATCCTTTTTGGCAAAAATTTTACACCTATGTTCCCTCAGTATTGGTGTGCTATTTTTTGCCCTCAGTGCTCAATTCTCTCGGAATCATTTCAGGTGAAAAGTCTAATCTGTATTTTGTAGCGTCTCGATACATGCTGCCTGCCAGTTTGGTGTTGTTGACGCTAAGCACGGATTTTAAGGAAATCAAAAAACTTGGTAGCAAGGCAATCATTATGTTTTTGACTGGGACACTGGGGATCGTGATTGGAGGGCCTGTATCAATTCTGTTTTTTTCATGGGTAGCACCAGGCATCGTGGGTGGAGAGTTTTCCGATGTCTGGAGGGGAATGACCACCATCGCTGGGAGCTGGATAGGAGGTAGTGCCAACCAGGCTGCCATGAAAGAAGTTTTTGAGGTGGATGGCGAACTGTTTTCCAAAATGGTGACCGTCGATATCTTGGTGGCCAATGTGTGGTTGGCAGTACTCTTGATCGGGGCAGGAAGATCAAAGCAGATAGATGCCTTGTTCAAAGCGGATGCGTCAGCCATCGAGCAAGTAAAAAATAAGATTGAAAAATACCAACTCAGCATTGCGAGAGTTCCTTCATTGGGGGATTTGATGATGATTTTGGCGATTGGATCCGCTGTGACGGGTTTGTCACATTTTTTGGCTGATATCATCGCTCCGTACATCGGGACTCATTATCCCGTGTTGGCAGATTATAGTCTGACGAGCAGTTTCTTTTGGCTGGTGGTCATAGCTACCACGGTTGGCTTGGTTCTTTCTTTCACCAAATTGCGAAATTTGGAGGGAGCAGGAGCCTCTAAAATTGGCAGTGTGTTTATCTACATATTGGTGGCTACTGTCGGCATGCAAATGGATGTACTGGCAATTATCGATTCTCCCGGCTTGTTTTTAGTTGGGATCGTATGGATGATGGTACATATTGGCTTGTTGCTTTTGGTAGCCAGGTTGATCAAAGCACCTTTTTTCTTTGTATCTGTGGGTAGTCAGGCCAACGTCGGTGGGGCAGCGTCAGCACCTATTGTTGCAGCAGCTTTTCATCCCTCTCTTGCACCTGTTGGGGTATTGCTGGCAGTATTGGGTTATGCTTTGGGTACTTATGCTGCGTATATTTGTGGCGTACTGATGCAGATGGCTGCTGGGGTTTGA
- a CDS encoding NUDIX hydrolase produces MIKEFVTELKGVLKKELPGVRAQHAMAPVRMEDLKRTFRHDIPPRQSAVLILFYQVGDQIRFPLTVRQTYVGVHSGQISLPGGKRELSDQDLSVTALRETEEEIGIARESVRMIGALSHHYVPPSNFNIQPYLGYLDHTPVFVKDPKEVDQIVEVNVSDIIAPDLRKKTWIKPYQGVKIEAPYFDIQNRVVWGATAMILSELSEIIKQTQYGNE; encoded by the coding sequence TTGATCAAGGAGTTTGTCACAGAGCTAAAGGGCGTGTTGAAAAAGGAGTTGCCCGGTGTGCGTGCACAGCATGCCATGGCTCCCGTGCGGATGGAGGATTTGAAGCGTACCTTTCGGCATGATATTCCTCCGAGACAAAGTGCTGTTTTGATCCTGTTTTATCAGGTCGGGGATCAGATTCGGTTTCCGCTCACTGTCAGACAGACGTATGTAGGTGTGCATAGTGGTCAGATTTCTCTCCCCGGTGGAAAACGTGAGTTGTCAGATCAGGATCTGTCCGTGACAGCACTGAGAGAGACTGAGGAGGAAATAGGAATCGCAAGAGAGAGTGTAAGGATGATTGGAGCTTTGTCACACCACTATGTACCTCCGAGCAATTTCAATATACAACCCTACTTGGGCTATTTGGATCATACACCTGTCTTTGTCAAAGACCCCAAGGAAGTAGATCAAATCGTGGAAGTGAATGTGTCAGACATCATCGCTCCTGATCTGAGGAAGAAAACCTGGATCAAACCTTATCAAGGTGTCAAAATAGAAGCACCGTACTTTGATATTCAAAATCGTGTCGTTTGGGGAGCTACAGCTATGATTTTGAGTGAATTGTCAGAAATAATTAAACAAACCCAATATGGAAATGAATGA
- a CDS encoding XRE family transcriptional regulator: MALEKQYIKLIFGIKLKQYRQRLNLSLQSLSDSCGISVSYLNEIEKGKKYPKTEKIIALAQALKVHPMDLKSEMLDKTLAPITQLMHSGILSELPLELFGLEVSRLLDLLSNAPSKLNAFIGTLLEVSRNYDVRVETFYFSVLRSYQEIHENYFDEIEKKAEEFLQEISLIRHKHISAHQFEKYLEDHYDYKIIADDFSSHDALQDMRSLTVVKRRKRQLILNSRLSSRQRAFYLAKEVGYNYLGYKERNHAMPWVKIDSFDQVLNDFRASYFASAVLINRKDFTKDLKVFFQSEKWNQNILINTMREYNATPEMVLQRMTNLLPASFGLKELFFFKFNHKPGSDHYELSKELHLSRQHQPRGTVLQEHFCRRWGFIEMLDTLAEVHEEKPEQIIGGAQIARYFDTKDEFLLLSLAKPFSPTQGINNSLSLGIRINEKTKETIQFLNDPSIKTRLVNDTCERCPAANCNKRVAPATLFERSKKESERIELLRVYGLN, encoded by the coding sequence ATGGCTCTTGAGAAACAATACATCAAGTTAATATTCGGAATCAAACTGAAACAATACAGACAGCGACTGAACCTATCGTTGCAAAGCCTATCCGATAGCTGCGGCATCTCCGTCTCCTATCTCAACGAGATCGAAAAAGGTAAAAAATACCCCAAGACCGAAAAGATCATTGCTTTGGCGCAAGCCCTGAAGGTGCATCCCATGGATCTCAAATCCGAGATGCTGGACAAAACCCTCGCACCTATCACCCAACTGATGCACTCCGGGATTCTGTCAGAGCTGCCTTTGGAGCTATTCGGCCTAGAGGTGTCTCGATTGCTGGATCTGCTCTCCAATGCTCCGTCTAAGCTAAACGCCTTCATCGGTACTCTGCTAGAGGTGAGCAGAAACTACGACGTGAGAGTAGAGACTTTCTATTTCTCCGTGCTACGCTCCTATCAGGAAATCCACGAAAACTATTTTGATGAAATCGAAAAAAAGGCAGAAGAGTTCTTGCAAGAAATCAGTCTAATTCGTCACAAGCATATTTCTGCCCATCAGTTTGAGAAATACCTAGAGGATCACTATGATTACAAGATCATTGCCGATGATTTTTCATCCCATGACGCACTCCAAGACATGCGATCCCTGACTGTGGTCAAAAGGAGAAAACGACAACTGATCCTCAACAGCAGGCTCAGTTCGAGGCAACGGGCCTTTTATCTCGCCAAGGAAGTTGGGTACAACTACCTTGGCTACAAAGAACGCAACCATGCCATGCCATGGGTCAAGATTGATAGCTTTGACCAGGTCTTAAATGACTTCCGTGCATCTTATTTCGCATCAGCGGTTCTCATCAACCGCAAGGATTTTACCAAGGACTTGAAAGTCTTCTTTCAAAGTGAAAAGTGGAATCAGAATATCCTCATCAATACCATGAGAGAATACAATGCCACACCCGAAATGGTATTGCAGCGCATGACCAACCTGTTGCCCGCATCCTTTGGACTCAAAGAGCTCTTCTTCTTCAAGTTCAACCACAAGCCTGGTAGTGATCACTACGAACTGAGTAAGGAACTGCATCTCTCGCGACAACATCAGCCGAGAGGCACTGTACTCCAAGAACATTTTTGTAGACGATGGGGATTCATTGAGATGCTGGACACCTTGGCTGAAGTACACGAGGAGAAACCTGAGCAGATCATAGGAGGAGCACAAATCGCCCGATACTTCGATACCAAAGACGAGTTTCTTCTCCTCTCACTGGCCAAACCCTTTAGTCCTACTCAAGGAATCAACAACAGCCTTTCGCTGGGAATACGAATCAATGAAAAGACCAAAGAAACCATCCAGTTTCTCAACGACCCTAGTATCAAGACACGACTGGTCAATGACACCTGCGAGAGATGCCCTGCAGCCAACTGCAACAAACGTGTAGCTCCTGCTACCCTGTTCGAGCGCAGCAAAAAAGAAAGTGAAAGGATCGAATTGCTCAGAGTGTATGGATTGAATTAG
- a CDS encoding mechanosensitive ion channel family protein translates to MPSDWFGESQKAYHLFQILGTIFIIILYFSIKYIFQKTILRRAIQQNFDPARSVYVRKLIGFIIFMVCLVLAGMVWEVSLKGLSVYIASVLTIVGVGLFATWSMVSNITASLILFFFFPLKIGSKIKIVDGSNSIEGEVLNLSLFSIKILLPDGQHAYYPNNLAVQRYIIHLEEN, encoded by the coding sequence ATGCCTTCAGATTGGTTTGGAGAATCCCAAAAAGCCTACCACTTGTTTCAAATCCTAGGAACGATATTCATCATCATTCTTTACTTCTCGATCAAGTACATTTTCCAGAAGACCATCCTGAGGAGAGCCATTCAGCAAAACTTTGATCCCGCCAGATCGGTTTATGTAAGAAAACTGATCGGATTCATCATCTTCATGGTATGTTTGGTACTGGCTGGGATGGTATGGGAAGTCTCCCTCAAAGGACTCTCAGTGTATATCGCTTCTGTCTTGACGATCGTAGGGGTCGGCCTATTTGCTACCTGGTCTATGGTCAGCAACATCACTGCTTCACTGATTCTATTCTTCTTTTTCCCTCTCAAAATTGGTTCAAAGATCAAAATCGTAGATGGTAGCAACTCGATCGAAGGCGAAGTGCTCAACCTATCACTCTTTTCCATCAAAATCTTGCTCCCCGATGGGCAACATGCCTACTATCCTAACAATCTAGCTGTACAGCGTTATATCATTCATTTGGAGGAAAATTAG
- a CDS encoding DUF5018 domain-containing protein, whose protein sequence is MKKILYRFSIVLLSTILIVSCGKDDDPVDEKSSAKSITAFSVSTVSAEIVESNRTISISLPYGTDITALTPTIAVSPEALVSPESGVVQDFTDPVLYEVTAEDGSQQTYTVTASVEASEGNEILSFDLNELSPAVIGEVDLVNNTVVIIVPKGTDLTQIVPTISISDEATVSPESGVATNFSEEVTYTVTSQSGDKAEYSVMVSFEKNDENAITEFKFEEFTPDLVGEIDQEAKTVSVTIPWDAEFDFDYDIFSLIPTVVVSEGATVDPASGVSANFNYERTFNVTAENGDVQLYTINVERETAPEATIDALTVTEYSIGDFITISGENFTKDCRVILGATTTSSIVSDITSTSFKIEITSFNFSVGDVVLKVKVRDQEFVLGTISILPPAPSINQFVESTSDGNKILRLIGTNFVNGKNEVYFVSGANEELANIKSESLTSVYVVIPPFIETGDYQIKVVSLGGTFTSSATVSVTQSVSIEPVITGVNKTTIGNGETLEIYGKNFKNVGGGVTIGWLDGNGPTKNLTGIVVSSEKIEVVINRTTLSSNLAYEFYLQWPGLEYSENFFYNIKVIN, encoded by the coding sequence ATGAAGAAGATTCTTTATCGATTCTCCATTGTATTGTTATCAACCATTTTAATTGTTAGTTGTGGTAAAGATGATGATCCAGTTGATGAAAAAAGTAGCGCAAAATCAATCACTGCATTCTCTGTATCCACCGTGTCTGCTGAAATTGTCGAGAGTAATAGGACCATTAGCATCAGTTTGCCATATGGGACGGATATCACAGCATTGACACCAACTATTGCTGTCTCACCTGAGGCATTAGTATCACCTGAGTCAGGTGTGGTACAAGATTTCACTGATCCTGTGCTTTATGAGGTGACTGCAGAAGACGGAAGCCAGCAAACCTATACTGTGACCGCAAGTGTAGAGGCTTCAGAGGGTAATGAAATACTAAGTTTTGACTTAAATGAACTTTCACCAGCAGTAATAGGTGAAGTAGATTTAGTGAATAATACAGTTGTCATAATTGTACCAAAAGGAACTGATTTGACACAAATAGTTCCTACTATCAGTATTTCTGATGAAGCTACAGTTTCTCCAGAATCAGGAGTTGCTACAAATTTTTCAGAAGAAGTGACCTATACCGTTACATCTCAAAGTGGTGACAAAGCAGAATATAGTGTAATGGTATCGTTTGAAAAAAATGATGAGAATGCTATTACTGAGTTCAAGTTTGAGGAGTTTACTCCTGATTTGGTAGGCGAGATAGATCAGGAGGCTAAGACAGTAAGTGTAACTATACCGTGGGATGCCGAATTTGATTTTGATTATGATATTTTCTCTTTGATACCAACGGTAGTAGTGTCAGAAGGAGCGACTGTTGATCCAGCATCAGGTGTTAGTGCAAACTTTAATTATGAAAGAACATTTAATGTCACTGCAGAAAACGGAGATGTACAGTTATATACAATAAACGTGGAGAGGGAAACTGCACCAGAAGCGACAATTGATGCTCTAACAGTTACAGAATATTCAATAGGAGATTTCATTACGATCAGTGGAGAGAATTTTACCAAAGATTGTAGGGTGATACTCGGTGCTACTACTACATCAAGCATTGTGTCGGATATTACTAGTACGAGTTTTAAGATAGAAATAACTTCTTTTAATTTTTCAGTAGGGGATGTTGTTTTAAAAGTTAAAGTGCGTGATCAAGAATTTGTATTAGGTACTATTAGCATATTGCCTCCAGCACCTTCAATTAATCAATTTGTAGAATCGACTTCTGATGGAAATAAAATACTAAGACTCATAGGAACCAATTTTGTGAATGGTAAAAACGAAGTGTATTTCGTATCAGGTGCAAATGAAGAATTGGCAAACATCAAAAGTGAAAGTTTAACTAGTGTGTACGTAGTTATTCCTCCTTTTATTGAAACAGGAGACTACCAGATTAAAGTTGTTTCGTTAGGAGGAACTTTTACTTCGAGCGCAACTGTGTCCGTAACTCAGAGTGTTTCCATAGAGCCTGTAATTACAGGAGTAAATAAGACTACAATAGGAAATGGAGAAACATTAGAGATATATGGTAAGAACTTCAAAAACGTAGGAGGTGGAGTTACTATAGGATGGTTGGATGGCAATGGCCCAACTAAAAATCTTACAGGAATAGTAGTGTCTAGCGAAAAAATAGAAGTTGTCATAAACAGAACTACCTTGAGTTCTAACTTAGCTTATGAATTCTATTTGCAATGGCCAGGGCTTGAGTACAGTGAAAATTTCTTTTATAATATCAAGGTGATTAATTAG
- a CDS encoding tetratricopeptide repeat protein, which produces MQKSLTLFLLFVVILTACSPANRKNRIKYTFETANKKLNDGYYAEAVALYTQVLEKDNQITDAYLNRGVAYYEMGKYVAALADYNEVYRLKPDYEEVLFNRAYAYMELGRTDNALEDLNHLRMLYPDTALIDVVEGLVMMNDLKYEQAIVSFTEALQRDPDNFDAYSNRGISRYELGDYEAAAADLSQALVIHQNEPYALNSLALVLADRGQLQKADSLIQIAMTLVGGQAYFINNAGYVQMLMGNYAQADSLIRSSMKIDRQNPYAYLNQGKLYIQMDSLDQAVTSLSQAIELDSSLLGSYPLLIDTYLRLGNQQLACELYQTKAEQLEVENPCNK; this is translated from the coding sequence ATGCAAAAATCATTGACTCTTTTCCTCTTGTTTGTGGTGATATTGACTGCCTGTAGTCCTGCCAATCGCAAAAACCGCATCAAATACACCTTTGAAACCGCCAACAAGAAACTCAATGATGGCTACTATGCTGAGGCAGTGGCACTATATACTCAGGTATTGGAAAAAGACAACCAGATCACCGATGCCTACCTCAACCGTGGAGTGGCCTACTACGAAATGGGCAAATATGTGGCTGCACTCGCGGACTACAACGAGGTGTACCGCCTCAAGCCTGATTATGAAGAGGTGCTTTTCAACCGCGCCTATGCCTATATGGAGCTAGGGCGCACCGACAATGCCCTGGAGGATTTGAATCACCTCAGGATGCTCTATCCAGATACTGCGTTGATCGATGTGGTGGAGGGCTTGGTGATGATGAATGACCTGAAGTATGAGCAAGCCATAGTGTCTTTCACCGAGGCACTGCAGAGGGATCCTGACAACTTTGACGCCTATTCCAACAGAGGGATTTCGCGGTACGAGTTGGGTGATTATGAGGCTGCAGCGGCGGATTTGTCTCAGGCGTTAGTGATTCATCAAAATGAACCTTATGCCCTCAACTCTCTGGCCTTGGTGCTTGCAGATAGGGGACAGCTACAGAAGGCGGATTCTCTGATCCAAATAGCCATGACACTGGTAGGCGGGCAGGCGTATTTTATCAACAATGCAGGCTATGTGCAGATGTTGATGGGCAATTATGCACAAGCAGATTCTTTGATTCGCAGCAGTATGAAGATAGACAGACAAAACCCATACGCCTATCTCAATCAAGGCAAGCTCTACATCCAAATGGATAGTCTGGATCAAGCTGTCACTTCACTCTCCCAAGCGATTGAACTGGATTCGTCCCTACTGGGGAGTTATCCATTGCTCATTGATACTTATCTGCGCCTAGGCAATCAGCAGCTTGCTTGTGAGTTGTATCAGACGAAGGCAGAGCAATTGGAAGTAGAAAATCCTTGCAATAAATAG
- a CDS encoding HU family DNA-binding protein, whose protein sequence is MAIKYKVVTKKPGLSSQVRYYPVLTGRKVVDIYEVCDYISKQSSFNHPDVVGIVEALIDAVPYFVSMGDNVRLDGLGTFSVHASSKGKESAEEVTSRDISELKMSFLPDKRIKRAIKGMTFTKVK, encoded by the coding sequence ATGGCAATCAAATACAAAGTAGTGACTAAGAAACCAGGTTTAAGTAGTCAAGTCCGTTATTATCCTGTGCTGACAGGGCGCAAAGTCGTAGACATCTATGAAGTGTGTGACTATATATCCAAGCAGTCTAGTTTTAATCATCCAGATGTCGTGGGTATCGTGGAGGCGCTGATAGATGCTGTCCCATATTTTGTATCCATGGGAGACAATGTCCGCCTCGATGGCCTAGGGACATTCAGTGTGCATGCATCTAGCAAGGGTAAGGAATCTGCCGAGGAAGTCACCTCCAGAGACATCTCGGAGTTGAAGATGTCCTTCTTGCCTGACAAACGAATCAAGCGAGCGATCAAAGGCATGACTTTTACAAAAGTGAAATAG
- a CDS encoding ATP-binding cassette domain-containing protein — MVRVENLSVSYGSKQVLDHLSFEVKPGEVHGIVGENGAGKTTLFESLVGFKKGYSGAVDYVPDVQQSIGFLPANPPMITKITGSEYLKLVLLARGIDRDDFDGSNIFDLPLNSYADTYSTGMQKKLALLGVILQGNAFYVLDEPFNGLDYQSCLLLIEILKELRSAGKAVIVSSHIFSTLNESCDYIHFLKNGAFKQSAGKEDFLDIEAAIKTELIQDSIKRLGIK, encoded by the coding sequence ATGGTCAGAGTAGAAAATTTGTCGGTCAGCTATGGGAGCAAACAGGTATTGGATCACTTGAGTTTCGAAGTGAAACCTGGGGAGGTTCATGGCATAGTTGGAGAGAATGGCGCGGGTAAAACTACACTCTTTGAAAGTTTGGTAGGATTCAAAAAGGGGTACAGTGGGGCTGTTGACTATGTGCCTGATGTACAGCAATCCATCGGTTTTTTACCCGCTAACCCTCCGATGATTACCAAAATAACGGGGAGTGAATATTTGAAGTTGGTGCTACTAGCAAGAGGGATTGATCGGGACGACTTTGATGGATCCAATATATTTGATTTGCCCTTGAATAGTTATGCAGATACCTACTCCACAGGGATGCAAAAGAAATTGGCTTTGCTGGGTGTCATACTACAAGGCAATGCATTCTATGTTCTCGATGAGCCTTTCAATGGTCTGGACTATCAAAGTTGTTTGCTACTGATAGAGATATTGAAGGAACTTCGGTCTGCAGGTAAGGCTGTCATTGTTTCCTCTCATATATTCTCTACGCTCAACGAGAGCTGTGACTACATTCATTTCCTCAAGAATGGCGCTTTCAAACAAAGTGCTGGCAAAGAAGATTTCTTGGATATAGAAGCTGCTATCAAAACAGAATTGATACAAGATAGCATCAAGCGTCTAGGTATCAAGTAG
- a CDS encoding TlpA family protein disulfide reductase, with protein sequence MKCKILGLFIVFAMTACDRSEVYKVEMDECLKNITLKPSFMLAAGIRWDSDSIMSDCQTLSFEMNGLIDGERPKVNVMGFRGGIFENPYGVNFKIALLDYNNNGKYTDVDVDRLFIVPQNTDSLLTIITGLERMMGNDISVNVDGRVFRLSAISEDGLEVEVTPVDDPSTLVDVIDFSFDISRYTFKDTFTQSIIEGNDLVVTGKKTYIYHYSNTCRPCIKAIPKLKELNESCGDVAVRFVAHGQRLPVERNRQFLSRFGIDEHAIVPEDADFFGAFDLYAYAEGILFDEQGQIEKIHVNPDQILRGSQ encoded by the coding sequence ATGAAGTGTAAAATTCTGGGACTATTTATTGTCTTTGCGATGACTGCTTGTGATCGCTCTGAAGTGTACAAGGTCGAGATGGATGAGTGTTTAAAAAACATTACACTCAAGCCTAGTTTTATGTTGGCTGCTGGTATCAGGTGGGATAGTGATTCGATTATGTCGGATTGTCAGACCTTGAGTTTTGAAATGAATGGCTTGATAGACGGAGAGAGGCCAAAGGTGAATGTCATGGGTTTTCGGGGTGGTATATTTGAAAATCCGTATGGAGTTAATTTCAAGATTGCATTATTGGATTACAATAACAATGGCAAATACACTGATGTAGATGTTGATAGATTATTTATTGTCCCACAGAATACAGATTCCTTGCTGACGATTATAACTGGGTTGGAACGAATGATGGGCAATGATATATCTGTCAATGTAGATGGGCGCGTCTTTAGATTGTCCGCAATCTCTGAAGATGGTCTCGAAGTAGAGGTCACCCCAGTAGATGATCCATCAACTTTGGTTGATGTGATAGACTTCTCATTTGATATTTCTAGATATACCTTCAAAGACACCTTTACACAAAGTATCATAGAAGGAAATGACTTGGTCGTCACGGGAAAGAAGACTTATATCTATCACTATTCCAATACTTGCCGACCATGTATAAAGGCGATTCCTAAACTGAAAGAATTGAATGAATCTTGCGGTGATGTGGCTGTAAGATTTGTGGCTCATGGTCAAAGGCTTCCCGTGGAAAGGAATCGTCAATTTTTGAGCAGGTTTGGGATTGATGAACATGCAATAGTTCCTGAAGATGCTGACTTTTTCGGAGCATTTGATCTGTATGCTTATGCTGAAGGGATATTATTTGATGAACAAGGACAAATCGAAAAGATCCACGTCAACCCAGATCAAATACTCCGTGGGTCTCAGTGA
- a CDS encoding IS3 family transposase, whose protein sequence is MKANHDKHSVEKMCRVFKVSRSGYYRWLHHKPSKRYKQRKQLMEDIKKVHLSSKQRYGSPKVTDDLQDMGWKVSRQRVARIMRAEGIRSIVVKKFRGVTTDSKHSFPLAENHLNRDFHAEGPGQKWVSDITYIPTKQGWLYLTIVMDLYDRKIVGWSLSTTMTTQATVLAAWKMAIKNRPITKALLFHSDRGVQYAAYAFSDHLKREGVKQSMSRKGNCWDNAVAESFFKILKSEMVSHVNYYSILQAKTQIFEFIEVWYNRKRKHAYLGYKTPDEFGEDNYSKCA, encoded by the coding sequence ATGAAGGCAAACCACGATAAACATTCCGTTGAGAAGATGTGTCGAGTATTCAAGGTAAGTCGGAGCGGCTACTATCGTTGGTTACATCACAAGCCTTCCAAAAGGTATAAACAAAGGAAACAGCTCATGGAGGACATCAAAAAGGTTCATCTTAGCAGTAAACAAAGGTATGGAAGCCCTAAAGTCACAGATGACCTGCAGGATATGGGATGGAAAGTTTCCAGGCAGAGAGTGGCAAGAATCATGCGTGCAGAAGGCATTAGAAGTATTGTGGTCAAGAAATTCAGAGGTGTTACTACTGATTCTAAACATTCATTCCCATTAGCTGAAAACCACTTGAATAGGGATTTTCATGCGGAAGGCCCAGGGCAAAAATGGGTGTCTGACATCACCTACATTCCCACAAAGCAAGGATGGTTGTACCTCACTATTGTCATGGATTTGTACGACCGAAAGATCGTGGGTTGGTCACTAAGCACGACGATGACCACACAGGCTACTGTATTAGCTGCATGGAAAATGGCAATCAAAAACAGACCTATTACTAAAGCCTTGTTATTTCATTCAGATCGAGGCGTGCAATATGCTGCGTATGCTTTTTCTGATCATCTCAAGCGAGAGGGAGTCAAGCAGAGCATGAGCAGAAAAGGGAATTGTTGGGACAATGCTGTTGCTGAAAGCTTTTTCAAAATACTCAAGTCTGAAATGGTCAGCCATGTCAATTACTACAGTATCCTTCAAGCTAAAACTCAAATATTTGAATTCATTGAAGTTTGGTACAATAGAAAAAGGAAACATGCCTATCTAGGCTATAAAACACCCGATGAATTTGGGGAAGATAATTATTCAAAATGCGCTTAA
- a CDS encoding transposase — translation MKRERRNFDKEFKMMVVNLVSSGKPTKEVAEELGIKPDLVRRWRREHEQYQEGSFSGQGNTNMTDEQKEIARLRKALLDAQEERDILKKAVSIFSKNDGKFSSS, via the coding sequence ATGAAAAGAGAAAGGAGGAACTTCGATAAGGAGTTTAAAATGATGGTAGTTAACCTGGTTTCATCAGGAAAGCCTACCAAAGAAGTAGCCGAGGAGCTGGGGATCAAACCAGACCTAGTCAGACGGTGGAGACGAGAACATGAACAATATCAGGAAGGGAGTTTTTCTGGACAGGGAAACACAAATATGACTGATGAACAAAAAGAGATAGCCAGACTACGCAAAGCGCTCCTAGATGCCCAGGAAGAAAGGGATATCCTAAAAAAGGCGGTGAGCATCTTCTCCAAGAACGACGGGAAGTTTTCTTCTTCATGA